Part of the Rhodanobacteraceae bacterium genome, CCTCGAATGCGAGGCGACTGCGTCAGCGCTCAAGGCCACCACCGGAGAAGCCCGGCTTTACCGGTCAGTGAAGAGGGCATCGCCGCGCAGGCGGTGGCGCTGCTGGCGCCGCACGCATGACGCTGGTCTGCGCACGGCGGGTCGCCGCTGACGGCGAGCCTGAAGGCCAGCCCGGAGATTTCATCGTCGAGGAGACCCAGTATCCAGGCGGACGGGCAGGGCGAATACGATTTGTTGCGCATCGAGAAGCGCGGCGCGAATACTGAATGGTCGCGCGTGGCTGGCGCGATTCGCCAGGTGCCGCAGGTGGCGGTGGGCTTCGCCGGGCTGAAGGATCGCCACGCGGTGGCGCGCCAGCATTTCACCGTGCAGTTGCCGGGGCGCAGCGTCGACTGGTCGTTGCTCGACATGCGCGGCGTGCGCGGGCTCGACGTCGCGCGCCATTCGCGCAAGCTCAAGCGCGGTGCGCTGGTCGGCAACGGCTTTCGAACTGACCTGCGCGGCATCGAGGGCGACCGCGAACGCGCCGAAGCGATCCTCGCCACGCTGCGCACGGCCGGCGCGCCTAACTACCGGCACCCAGCGCTTCGGCCACGCCGACGGCAACCTGGCGCTGGCGGCTGTTCGCCGGCGAGTCGCTCGGTCGCAGCGACCGGTGCCTTCGCGCTTCCGCGGCGCGCAGCGCGATCTTCAACGCGGTGCTTGACCGCCGCGTGCGCGAGGGCAGCTGGAACCGGGTGGTCGCCGGCGATTTGTGCAACCCGGTGGGCAAACGCGCCTGGTTCGGGCCGGCGATACCGGACGAGACCCTGGCGCGGCGTTGTGCCGAGGGCGAAATCCATCCGACCGGCCCGTCAGGGGCGCGCCGGCGCCGTGCGCGGACGCCTGTGCCGCGCTCGAACAGGATTGCGCGGCCGAATTCGCTGATCTGGTCGCCGGCCGGGAGTCCGTCGGCATGGAACCGGAGCGGCGCGCGTTGCGCATGATCCCGGAGTCGCCTGTCTGGGAGTGGCCTGACGGCACGCTTGGCGAGGCGCCCACGCAGGAGCCTCCCGTGCCCCCATGCCCCGTGCCCCGTGCCCCAGGCTTTGCGCCGCGCTTCACTCTCCTGCTGGGCGCCTACGCGACCAGCTTGATCCGCGAATTCATCGAGGTCGGACTCCAGTTGCCCACTGGCGTCGACACCTGACTGAGCGAGCATCCGCGCGCTGTCATCTTTCCTTCACATGCGCCAGGCGACGGGGTTCCCATGTTTTCGCGCAAAACGATCTTCGGCAAGGGCGATCGCTTCTTCGCATTGCTGCAGGACAGCGCCGCCGCCGCGCTGGACGCCACCCGCGCACTGCTGGCGCTGGTCGAACGCAAGGCCAACCAGCCCCTCGCTGGAGGAATTCCGCCTGGCGCGCGAGCGCGAGCGCAAGGTCGCCGAGGAGATCCGCACGGAGCTGGTGCACACCTTCGTCACCGTGCTC contains:
- the truD gene encoding tRNA pseudouridine(13) synthase TruD, giving the protein MRIEKRGANTEWSRVAGAIRQVPQVAVGFAGLKDRHAVARQHFTVQLPGRSVDWSLLDMRGVRGLDVARHSRKLKRGALVGNGFRTDLRGIEGDRERAEAILATLRTAGAPNYRHPALRPRRRQPGAGGCSPASRSVAATGAFALPRRAARSSTRCLTAACARAAGTGWSPAICATRWANAPGSGRRYRTRPWRGVVPRAKSIRPARQGRAGAVRGRLCRARTGLRGRIR